A window of the Gossypium hirsutum isolate 1008001.06 chromosome A05, Gossypium_hirsutum_v2.1, whole genome shotgun sequence genome harbors these coding sequences:
- the LOC107959828 gene encoding alpha-dioxygenase 1-like, producing MAFITKTLLNNILRRFIHQDFHEAVSSMTITDAFLFLMVHSVDKLGIWHRLPVILGLIYLAVRRHLHQQYNLINVGKTPSGVRFSPGDYPYRTADGSYNDPFNEGAGSQGSFFGRNIMPVHQTDKLMKPDPMVVATKLLTRTQYKDTDKQFNMIAASWIQFMIHDWIDHMENTNQKVELIAPKEVANKCPLSSFKFYPTREFPTGFYDIKSGAKNIRTPWWDGSVIYGSNKERLQKVRTFTDGKLKISEDGLLQQDEDGIPISGDIRNSWAGVSTLQALFIKEHNAVCDTLKKEYPDLNDEELYRYARLVTSAVIAKIHTIDWTVTTPE from the exons ATGGCATTTATTACGAAGACTCTTTTAAACAACATACTACGTCGTTTCATCCATCAAGATTTCCATGAAGCTGTTTCTTCCATGACCATAACTGATGCTTTTCTCTTCCTC ATGGTTCATTCGGTGGATAAATTGGGGATATGGCACCGGTTACCTGTTATCTTAGGTTTAATATATTTGGCTGTACGTCGCCATCTTCACCAGCAATACAATCTCATCAATGTCGGGAAAACTCCATCCGGTGTTCGGTTTAGCCCAGGAGATTATCCGTACAGAACAGCTGATGGAAGTTACAATGATCCTTTCAATGAGGGAGCTGGCAGCCAAGGATCTTTCTTTGGCAGGAACATTATGCCTGTTCATCAAACAGATAAG tTAATGAAGCCAGATCCCATGGTTGTGGCTACTAAATTATTGACAAGAACACAATATAAGGACACAGACAAACAATTCAATATGATTGCAGCTTCATGGATTCAATTTATGATCCACGATTGGATCGATCACATGGAGAACACTAATCAGAAG GTTGAGTTGATTGCACCTAAAGAAGTTGCAAACAAATGCCCTCTAAGTTCTTTCAAGTTTTATCCCACGAGAGAGTTTCCAACTGGTTTCTATGACATCAAAAGTGGCGCAAAGAACATCCGTACACCTTGGTG GGATGGAAGTGTAATATATGGAAGCAATAAGGAAAGGTTACAAAAGGTGAGAACATTCACAGATGGAAAGTTAAAGATTTCAGAAGATGGATTACTGCAACAAGATGAAGATGGGATCCCCATATCCGGAGATATTAGAAATAGTTGGGCTGGCGTCTCAACATTACAGGCTCTATTCATTAAAGAACACAATGCAGTCTGTGATACCCTCAAG AAGGAATACCCGGATTTGAATGATGAAGAGCTATATCGATACGCAAGGCTTGTAACTTCTGCTGTGATTGCAAAGATCCATACCATTGACTGGACTGTCACTACACCAGAATAa
- the LOC107900136 gene encoding alpha-dioxygenase 1 — translation MLLAGMRANWYGLLGKKFKDTFGHVGGSSLGGLVGLRKPVNHAVPYSLTEEFTSVYQLHQLLPDSIHLRNINVAPGPSKFPPLLEEVPMPESIGHKGENTLSQIGFTRQLVSMGHQACGALELWNYPSWLRDLVAQDVDGKDRPDHVDLAALEIYRDRERKVARYNQFRRALLLIPISKWEDLTEDKNAIEVLKDVYGDDVEELDLMVGLMAEKKIKGFAISETAFIVFLLMATRRLEADRFFTSDFNEETYTKKGFEWVNTTESLKDVLDRHYPEIPKKWINSTSAFSVWDSPPNAPNPIPLYLRFPTS, via the exons ATGCTGCTTGCTGGAATGCGTGCTAATTG GTATGGATTATTGGGAAAGAAATTCAAGGACACATTTGGGCATGTTGGTGGATCCTCTTTGGGAGGTTTAGTGGGTTTGAGAAAGCCTGTTAATCACGCTGTTCCTTACTCTTTGACTGAGGAATTTACCAGTGTCTATCAACTCCACCAGCTTTTACCAGATTCCATTCATCTTCGAAACATCAATGTTGCTCCAGGACCAAGCAAATTTCCACCATTGCTTGAGGA GGTTCCTATGCCTGAATCAATAGGCCATAAAGGAGAAAATACTTTGTCACAAATTGGATTCACAAGGCAACTTGTTTCAATGGGACATCAAGCTTGTGGTGCATTGGAGCTTTGGAACTATCCTTCATGGCTTCGAGACCTCGTAGCACAAGATGTTGATGGCAAAGATAGGCCTGACCATGTGGACTTGGCAGCTCTTGAAA TTTATAGGGATAGAGAGAGGAAAGTTGCAAGGTATAATCAATTCCGTAGGGCTTTGCTATTGATACCAATCTCTAAATGGGAAGATCTGACTGAAGATAAGAATGCCATTGAAGTTCTCAAGGATGTTTATGGTGATGATGTTGAAGAACTAGACTTAATGGTAGGTCTCATGGCTGAGAAGAAGATCAAGGGTTTTGCCATAAGCGAGACAGCTTTCATTGTTTTTCTATTGATGGCAACAAG GAGGCTTGAAGCTGATAGGTTCTTCACAAGTGATTTCAATGAGGAAACATACACAAAAAAAGGATTTGAATGGGTAAATACCACTGAAAGCTTGAAAGATGTGTTGGATCGTCATTACCCAGAAATACCAAAGAAATGGATTAACTCAACAAGTGCTTTCTCAGTTTGGGACTCACCTCCAAATGCTCCCAATCCTATCCCTCTCTATCTTCGCTTTCCAACTTCATAA